One region of Culex pipiens pallens isolate TS chromosome 2, TS_CPP_V2, whole genome shotgun sequence genomic DNA includes:
- the LOC120428376 gene encoding succinate dehydrogenase [ubiquinone] cytochrome b small subunit, mitochondrial-like — protein sequence MANLGFRLINRSRTSNPIFHQRIHQFCSQPPSPQAPPINAPPPTNYSGSWLTHRFFSYILLPVLPYGLAYPGKVTDVLIATCLVAHGHLGLSVIVTDYVEGGMAPGAKLLRVIRKTILGLSIGTLVGLLYLTFADIGIANTIRGIWAVKSKPRE from the coding sequence ATGGCCAACCTTGGGTTCCGTTTAATCAATCGCTCCCGCACATCAAATCCCATCTTCCACCAGAGAATCCACCAGTTCTGCAGTCAACCTCCATCCCCACAGGCTCCCCCCATCAATGCCCCGCCACCGACGAACTACTCCGGCAGCTGGCTAACGCACCGCTTCTTCTCATACATCCTGCTTCCGGTTCTCCCGTACGGATTGGCCTACCCGGGAAAGGTTACGGACGTGCTGATTGCAACCTGTCTGGTCGCCCACGGCCACCTAGGGCTGTCGGTCATCGTTACGGATTACGTTGAAGGGGGAATGGCACCCGGGGCTAAACTGCTGCGAGTTATCCGGAAGACGATTCTTGGGCTGTCCATTGGAACGTTGGTTGGTCTGTTgtatttgacgtttgctgacaTTGGGATTGCGAACACCATCCGGGGCATTTGGGCGGTTAAATCAAAACCAAGGGAGTGA
- the LOC120428664 gene encoding thioester-containing protein 1 allele S1-like: MSIVVKYAIFAVLVSSAGFVRSYYVALIPKTIREHSSSLVVIANLGFDHDEQFRISQNGKAKLVDVPVNVTMTVRSKLVNGRNAVQVVDTRSGVTTDLDVTMDRSSLSVYIQTDKPIYKPGDTIRFRVLVLDHELKPSAMLKSINVRLADSQENLIREWSFGELVQGVFQSELELANFVRLGTWTLTATVMNGKAKSKEITVDEYVLPKHEIRMSSSKIAVMTDETLTLVVDAVYTFGKPIRGDLTVIAEDSGQQVQNSINGRAIVNFDVASLVEGKHFGKMFYITFTATIEELGTDQSYKKSVHIPIYRDSYRITFRKSSENLTPGVYFRCWFTVTDPTGNPFQKPENLIVKATQGKTTITAKKPDQNGVVYLKFDDIEDYSQSLKLDVSYAGKTHFFSVDPLHEDDSFIQVSILTEDPEQGQPVKVLVTSSFDLIPFLYFVIARGEILTRARIHAKAGQKSTFSFPTTLGMVPSASVVVFAVHEGRLMQDVAHFRVTRLKNFVNVTLSEDETEPRRQLQIRVDSLPGSMVGLLAVDKSVLLLGTGNDITRQSLQEDGIDMESKDIEDLGFTVLTNAKPSVSLSGEVDIRICDDNYGDYVRKHFPETWMWTESMAVSSSGSLSLTATVPDTITGWSISAFAVNAQHGLGLIEQPVYLTVVKPFFVTVNVAYSILKTETALIEVFVYNYGIEQEHAEVTLQVDSEEFLLLNEEQQVIGGVRQSERVTIPVDGIERVQFFAKPRRSGELTITVTASTASNKFDGVQRTVKVTSGGIQFYQNEARFIDVEDAAQRFDIGLAIPRTATNGSELIVFSLEGLVMGAALTNLDGLIRLPTGCGEQRLVKLVPTVIALEYMSVTGTLGNSMKYRAVSFLRQGYQNQLEYKRKDGSFHVFMWDDHGSLMVTAIVAKTLRIAGKYITVDEGIARNAYDWIQRQQRSDGSFSEAGRVISRRMQGSLGDDVPLTAFTLIAILEHKNLAQKYRTVVEKGTGYLSKKLDSLTKPYHLAMVAYALQLAKHNRKQFALEKLIEVSINKDNMRWWQDGEASIETTAYALLTYLNNGMYIDAGPLMKWLVSKRYDLGGFDNTQNTLLGLQALAEYSKLLSPSRNNYEVTISYGDGNRNSLKIQGMTTPISQNLTLPANTRKVSVMIVGTGTGVFQVAYQYNQIATDDEPRFELSKTIRRSSSGSVLDLHICAKFKPRKRFEVTNMVLMEVLLPSGYVVADKTIDKLRNNKKVMKIEKDYDDTRLVIYFDALSDVDATCVEVFSLRKAIVLGQIAGMIKVYDYYDPDREAYEYFDANA, from the exons ATGTCAATTGTTGTTAAATATGCAATTTTCGCTGTCCTCGTGTCTAGTGCTGGATTTGTTAGAAg ttactaTGTAGCATTGATTCCCAAGACCATCCGGGAGCATTCCTCATCGCTGGTGGTGATCGCCAACCTAGGATTCGATCATGACGAGCAGTTCAGGATCTCGCAGAACGGCAAAGCTAAGTTGGTTGATGTTCCCGTGAATGTAACCATGACTGTAAGATCGAAACTGGTGAATGGAAGAAATGCCGTGCAAGTGGTGGACACACGAAGTGGCGTTACGACCGATCTTGACGTGACGATGGACAGAAGCTCACTGTCGGTTTACATTCAAACCGATAAACCGATCTACAAACCGGGTGATACGATCCGATTTCGGGTGCTGGTGCTGGACCACGAGTTGAAGCCTTCGGCGATGTTGAAGAGTATCAACGTGAGGCTGGCCGACAGTCAGGAGAATCTCATTCGAGAGTGGTCTTTCGGAGAACTCGTCCAGGGAGTGTTCCAGTCTGAGCTGGAGCTGGCCAACTTTGTCCGTCTTGGAACGTGGACACTTACGGCAACAGTCATGAATGGGAAGGCCAAGAGCAAGGAGATCACGGTTGACGAGTACGTGCTTCCGAAGCATGAGATACGGATGAGCAGTTCGAAAATCGCGGTGATGACCGATGAAACGTTGACTTTGGTTGTGGATGCTGTCTACACATTTGGAAAGCCGATCCGGGGTGACCTCACGGTGATCGCGGAAGATTCCGGACAGCAGGTTCAAAACAGTATCAATGGTCGAGCGATCGTCAATTTCGATGTTGCAAGCTTGGTAGAAGGAAAACACTTTGGTAAAATGTTCTACATTACATTTACTGCAACGATCGAAGAGCTGGGAACGGATCAGTCgtacaaaaaaagtgttcatATCCCAATATATCGGGACAGCTACCGAATTACGTTCCGCAAGTCGTCGGAAAACCTCACTCCGGGAGTTTACTTCAGGTGTTGGTTCACGGTGACAGATCCTACAGGTAACCCATTCCAAAAGCCGGAAAATCTGATCGTGAAGGCAACTCAAGGCAAGACAACGATTACAGCAAAGAAACCAGACCAGAACGGCGTCGTGTATCTCAAGTTCGACGACATCGAGGACTACTCCCAATCCCTCAAGCTTGACGTCAGCTACGCCGGCAAAACCCACTTCTTCTCAGTCGATCCCCTCCACGAGGACGACTCGTTCATCCAAGTCTCCATCCTGACCGAAGATCCCGAGCAGGGCCAACCCGTCAAAGTTCTCGTCACCAGTTCGTTCGATCTGATCCCGTTTCTGTACTTTGTAATAGCCCGTGGGGAGATCCTAACGCGAGCCCGCATTCACGCCAAAGCCGGACAAAAGTCGACCTTCAGCTTTCCGACGACCCTTGGGATGGTTCCGTCGGCCAGTGTGGTCGTGTTTGCGGTGCACGAAGGTCGGTTGATGCAGGATGTGGCACACTTCAGGGTGACTCGGCTGAAGAACTTTGTGAACGTCACTCTGTCCGAGGATGAAACGGAACCGCGAAGACAGCTGCAAATCAGGGTGGATTCACTGCCAGGATCGATGGTTGGATTGCTGGCGGTGGACAAGAGCGTCCTGCTGTTGGGAACGGGGAATGACATCACACGGCAATCACTTCAGGAGGACGGGATCGATATGGAAAGCAAGGATATTGAG GATCTTGGATTCACAGTGCTTACAAATGCCAAACCAAGTGTCAGCCTTTCTGGTGAGGTGGACATCCGAATCTGCGATGATAACTACGGCGATTATGTTCGGAAACACTTTCCGGAAACTTGGATGTGGACCGAATCAATGGCAGTGAG CTCTTCCGGCTCGCTATCCCTGACCGCCACCGTTCCGGACACCATCACCGGCTGGTCCATCAGTGCGTTCGCGGTCAACGCACAGCACGGTCTGGGCCTGATCGAGCAACCCGTTTATCTGACCGTCGTTAAACCATTCTTCGTAACCGTAAACGTCGCCTATTCGATACTTAAAACGGAAACCGCCCTCATCGAGGTGTTTGTTTACAATTACGGGATCGAGCAGGAACATGCCGAGGTAACTCTGCAGGTCGACTCTGAAGAGTTCCTGCTGCTGAACGAGGAGCAGCAGGTTATCGGTGGAGTTCGACAGTCGGAAAGAGTTACGATACCAGTTGACGGCATCGAAAGGGTGCAGTTCTTCGCGAAGCCTCGACGATCCGGCGAGCTGACGATAACCGTCACGGCGAGTACGGCCTCGAACAAGTTCGACGGTGTTCAGCGCACCGTTAAGGTGACTTCGGGAGGCATTCAGTTCTATCAGAATGAAGCTCGATTCATTGATGTTGAGGACGCTGCGCAACGCTTCGATATTGGGCTGGCAATTCCTCGAACGGCTACGAACGGTTCGGAGCTTATCGTGTTCTCTTTAGAAGGGCTTGTGATGGGTGCTGCTCTGACGAATTTGGACGGATTGATCCGTCTTCCAACGGGTTGTGGCGAGCAGCGGCTGGTGAAGTTGGTCCCAACGGTGATCGCACTGGAATATATGAGCGTAACAGGAACGCTGGGAAACTCGATGAAGTACCGAGCAGTTTCGTTCTTGAGGCAAGGTTACCAGAATCAGCTGGAGTACAAGCGGAAGGACGGATCGTTCCATGTGTTCATGTGGGATGATCATGGGAGTTTGATGGTAACGGCGATCGTGGCGAAAACGCTCCGAATCGCTGGGAAGTACATCACGGTGGATGAAGGAATTGCGCGAAATGCTTACGATTGGATTCAACGACAGCAGAGGTCGGACGGAAGCTTCAGCGAAGCAGGAAGGGTCATCTCGCGTAGAATGCAGGGAAGCTTGGGCGATGACGTACCGCTGACTGCTTTCACGTTGATTGCCATATTGGAACACAAGAACCTTGCCCAGAAGTATAGAACGGTCGTAGAAAAGGGCACAGGTTACCTTTCGAAAAAGTTGGACTCTCTAACTAAGCCGTATCACTTGGCAATGGTAGCTTACGCTCTCCAGCTGGCCAAGCATAACCGCAAGCAGTTTGCTCTGGAGAAGTTGATAGAGGTTTCAATAAATAAAGACAACATGCGTTGGTGGCAAGATGGTGAAGCAAGTATCGAAACTACGGCGTATGCATTGCTGACCTACCTGAACAACGGGATGTACATCGATGCTGGACCTCTGATGAAGTGGCTTGTATCCAAACGATACGATCTGGGTGGATTCGACAACACTCAGAACACTCTCCTAGGACTACAAGCGTTAGCCGAGTACTCAAAGCTTCTCTCGCCTTCTCGGAACAACTACGAAGTGACAATTTCCTACGGCGACGGGAACCGAAATTCACTGAAGATCCAAGGCATGACCACTCCAATCAGTCAGAATCTAACCCTGCCAGCAAATACCCGAAAAGTTAGTGTAATGATCGTCGGAACGGGGACGGGAGTGTTCCAGGTAGCCTATCAGTACAATCAAATCGCAACGGACGACGAGCCGCGGTTCGAGCTGAGCAAAACGATCCGCAGAAGCTCGTCGGGCAGCGTTCTCGATCTGCACATCTGTGCTAAATTTAAGCCGCGAAAGCGGTTCGAAGTCACGAACATGGTTCTGATGGAGGTGTTGTTGCCCAGTGGATACGTCGTTGCTGATAAGACCATCGACAAGCTCAGAAACAACAAGAAAGTGATG aaaatcgAAAAAGATTATGACGACACCAGACTGGTGATATACTTTGACGCACTTTCGGATGTGGACGCAACCTGTGTGGAGGTTTTCAGCCTTCGGAAAGCGATAGTTCTAGGGCAGATTGCTGGCATGATAAAGGTGTACGACTATTACGATCCAG ATCGGGAGGCCTACGAATATTTTGATGCAAATGCATAA
- the LOC120428621 gene encoding coiled-coil domain-containing protein 43, with translation MDQFVAWLNGKLREFNTDEGIFGSYITGILEGDETSEEKTEALEGILAEIIESDSSAFITEILDRWKQCHQEQSAAESAGPKLKLDVDEQLAKLLENQKLATKVEREYTEEERRIKQQILSQYSQLSEDEAEDDDDDEASGAAGGGGGGGGGPSSDGLLQRNTNAADVQALIREKREQARLESKEKKEKDKQDREKQKQLREEKKEKRKTVKGERRR, from the exons ATGGATCAGTTCGTAGCCTGGCTGAACGGGAAGCTGCGCGAGTTCAACACGGACGAGGGCATCTTCGGCTCGTACATAACCGGAATCCTCGAGGGAGACGAAACCAGTGAGGAAAAGACGGAAGCGCTGGAAGGCATCCTGGCGGAGATCATT GAATCCGACAGCAGCGCCTTCATCACAGAGATTCTGGACCGGTGGAAACAGTGCCACCAGGAGCAGTCGGCCGCCGAGAGTGCGGGCCCGAAGCTGAAGCTGGACGTTGATGAGCAGCTGGCGAAGCTGCTGGAGAACCAGAAACTTGCCACCAAGGTCGAGCGGGAGTACACCGAGGAGGAGCGGCGGATCAAGCAGCAGATTCTGTCGCAGTACAGTCAG CTCTCTGAGGACGAAGCCgaggacgatgacgacgacgaggcCAGTGGGGCTGCCGGCGGCGGAGGCGGAGGAGGAGGTGGGCCCTCCTCCGACGGGTTGCTCCAACGCAACACGAACGCAGCCGACGTGCAGGCGCTGATCCGTGAAAAGCGCGAACAAGCTCGGCTCGAAAGCAAGGAGAAAAAGGAAAAGGACAAACAGGACCGCGAAAAGCAGAAGCAACTGCGCGAGGAAAAGAAGGAAAAGCGTAAAACCGTCAAAGGAGAGCGGCGGCGGTAG